The Ziziphus jujuba cultivar Dongzao chromosome 5, ASM3175591v1 genome segment GGATTTTTCATGTGTTTGTTAGTCTTTCTCATTGAAATCTCTGTCCAGGACATTTTGTAGAACAATCAATTGAAAACACAAAATCAACTTTTAGTTTTCTCCAATATACCAGTTAATGGCTTTTAAGTTGCTGTAGCATGTTGCCTGCATCCACCCTATCTCAACCTTGGTTATGGTAATCCAACCAAAATTCATGTTTAAATAGGGACAGGGTAAATTTGGGTATTTCGTTGGGTTTGTGTACCTATTGAAATTTACATCCAGGATATTTTTAGAACATGAGGTAGATGAAAATCCCGAAACAGACTTTTTATACGAGTCTGTTTTTCGAAAATTTGCTTTCCATTGTAATCTTTTCTTTTGGATCTTTAGTTCTGTTAATTATTATGAACGATCTTAGTCATTGCATggatatgatttattttatctgttttAATTTGCAGATAACAGAGGCTTGCTCAGCTTGTTTTGAGCAACGAACAGTTTTCACACAACAGGTCTTGGCAAAGGCATTGTCCCAAATGGTGTGATATATTTCTTATAATTTGTTGCCATACAATAAAATAGTTCTTTCtagtttactttatttatttattatttattttttattgtagatTGACCAAACTCCACTACCACTTCTCTTTATGAGAACAGTTATCCAGGCAATTGATGCATTTCCTTCACTGGTAATTTCCTTTTTTGCTCACTATTGCTACATTCAAATCTTGGTTGCCATTATAGTCATGGAGATTATTTGCACAATGCTTTTATTGACTGGTGCTTTTGCGAATCTGATATGTGATATTGTCGACTGCTCCTTATCTTGAGTTTCTAAGGTGAAATGTGGATTATAATCTCATTTTTGATCTATTACAGATGGATCCAATCAACATGGCTAAAGATCCAAATTGTAGAttaatatattgataaaaagtGATGTCTGAATACACTTTCAAATATGATCCGTCTGATGTAATGAGTATATGGCATTTTGGTTTGTTTtgattaatatcaaaatttgagaCTAGATATGTTTCATTTTAAGATTCTCGTCCAATTAGAAATAAATTTCGTAAGAAAATTGTGTTGATAAAGATTTTCATGTGAAGAACTAGCCTTTTGGTTTAAAAGAGATTAAACTATGTGTTTTGAAGAAATGTCAGACATAGAtcagaaaaaaaattgtgatttttaatttggttgCCTCTTTTCAACTTCTTTGTAGTTGGGCTTGGATTCACTGCCAAACTAGTCGGAAAAGATTCGGATTCAGTTAAGGATCATGAAAGTTCATCACCAATTTTGGCCTGTTAATAGCCCGAGTTTCCAGAAATCTAGTTGACttaattttagtaatttatGGTCGTCAGATGAATGAGCAGCTGAATACATAACTAACCTTTTGTTCTAATCCTTTTTATGATTCCCTTGGTCATAATGATGCTGATGAActttctttatatatacatttccTTAGCAATGACAGTCATATAAAGCAGGAAAATAGAAGTTTGCAATGGAAGGAAAATGATTTACAAAATTCGAATCTAATGAAAAGTAGTTACATAAGGACTTGATTTATTAGTAGtattttttaagcatttgtCCAAATAAATTAAGGGTGCAGACTGAAATGCaggttcaatatatataaaagtgctATTTTTGTATGTAGCACCAATGAATATTAATGACTCATATTTATACAAGGTCATGACCAATTATTACGGTTAAATTTTTTAAGCCAGCTTAAGTGGTGCagagatgaaaaaaatatgCCCCAGTTTGTTTCTGAATTGTTCTAATGTAAATCTGGAGCAAGTTTACAGCATTCTCTTGTAGCTAGTGCATTGGAgcgattttttaaaattcacctTGAGGCCTTATTTAAAGATTGAAAATGATAGTTCTATCTATTatgtttgtattattattaaatgttGTCCTTCATAGGACTAAATTTGATAACGTTGATTGCTTgttaatttccaaataattgAGGTGATCTGtaagaaatggaaaaagaatactttgctcttttttctttttttgggggaaatttTGATATTTGGTGAAAATGCATATCAATGGGGCCTTGGGTTGTTTGTCATTTTATGAATTAGAAAAAAGGGAGTTAAAGACAACCATTTTCCAATTAAGTTGTGTTAGCTGTAAATATCAAATGACTTCACTGCATCTATGTTTATGGTACATTCAAGTCGTGAAGAATCTCAGTAAGATGACCTGATATTAGTTTATAACCATGCTTGCTTTATCCAGGTTGATTTTGTTATGGAGATACTTTCGAAACTCGTGAGAAAACAggtatacattttatttttttttcaaatccttttttctttgttaaggTTTATGTTTTACTTCCACATATTGGCATCAGTACGGATCCAACTGATGCTATCCATGTTCTGATTGCAGGTGTGGAGACTGCCAAAACTTTGGGTTGGCTTCTTGAAATGTGTATCTCAGACACAGCCACATTCTTTCAATGTGTTATTACAGGTATATGatattgataattataatttacttGGACAATTTCCCATGTCTTTCATTGTGTATATTCATATGCAGCTTTCATTTATATTTGATGCTTGCAGTTACCACCGCCGCAACTTGAAAGTGCCGTGGGCAAACATCCAAACCTCAAAGTTGCCCTTGCTAATTTTGCTAGCCAGCCAAGTGTTAAAGCTTCACTGCCTAGGTATATTTTTGTGCATTTGCTTCATACACACTATTCTATGCAATTTTACTGCTTCTTTAGATCGGCTTATTGGGTCAAAAGGGTGATTCTGTATTTCTTTGGGCTAGTGGATACTGTAATGTGTATATGGCAGGGTGCATcaaatttattactattttgttaaaattgtatTTCTAGATCTTGTAGTTTTAGGATACTGTGCTACCTGTGTCAGGTGAGTTGCTGGATCATCCTTAAGtttatattttaacaaatttaaattttatagtttttccaTTACTAACAGGTTTTTGATGAGTGCTTCTGTGAATTAACTTATTGCTTTTGCATTTTGCAGATCAATCCTCTCGATTCTTGGTCTTACAAATGAAATGCATGCACAACAATCTCATCTCTCCTCATCTTTTCATCCTTCAGACACAAGTTCATCGGTTCAAGGAACTACACAAACATGAAAACTAGAGAATGTCGGGCATTTAGAAATTGACTAGCTGTACATGGTAGAAACTGTGACATTTGATAAATAGAAAACTGGTGGAAGGACAAAAGGCATATGGTGGTTGATCACACGGGTTATTTGTTCGCTGATTCGATAAAACTATAAGATGGATCTTTTCCGCTCCCGCAAGCATGGAAGAGCGATATATCGAGGGATAGCCCTCCAACAGATACCgatttctctttcctttctacTGAGGCAGCTGCTCTGGGATATGTGCCATAGTTTTCTATTCTTTTGTTTCTATTATTATGTATgtattcttcaaattttgatttgattcagTCTTGTTTCAGCTGATAAGCTGCTTCTGGCACATTGAGGTCAACAACAATCCGCTATTTGTACTATTATTTAGTTGTCagaattttttgttctttctattttctttttccatttttttatgtatattctTTCTAGTTTTGATTTTTGTCCCTTCTGCCTTATGTAGGCTGTTTTAATTGATCGTGTTATActgatttttggtttgatgatGTCTTGCAACAATGGCAGTGTTAGGGGCGCTTGTAAAGGAGTACTGGGGGTATCCAAATATTTACCAAACGAGGTGGCTGTAATTTAATGgtagaaaaatatatgtaatttagacataaataaatgaactaTTAAACGGTTTAAGTGACAACCAATAACAATCCAATGAAAAGTTGCACATTATTTGTTATATCATTTGGTAAGCAATTTCACATCTCTAGCtctacaataaatttaaaactaagAATTTGATCCCTGATGCAGTTCACACTTTCACATCGTGAATTTCTGGTAATAATTTCCACGAAAGCAATATATACCAGTGTTTTTATTTGCACTAGTGGAAATTCagataaattattttcaaatatggagaaaaaaattaacaataatttgtcTTCCATCCACCCTCAAGGGTTTGGTATGAATGTGCTTGCATTATTTACATAGTTCCCCTCTTTGTTGTATGCATTAGCTCTGTAGCACTGAAAATAATTAGGTCAAAATGATCCTATCTACCGTTGACGTCTCCAGCTCTTAAATTGGTGCCTCAATGTAGAGGATTCACTTCCTAGTCATCCTTCGCTTGTCGTCTTCATATTTCAGATGTTTTATGTATAAACGAATTTATATCCCTATGCTTTATTGATTTACGATCTGttttctataaaattcaaaaactttttAAGTCTAGAAGTTTCTATTTTCTttgatttgaaaaagaaaaagtcctTTTACTTCAATTGGATATCAAGAAAACCTACACCTTACAGCACAAACGCCTCACTTCCCAGCGTACGGCTATCACGAACCTCTTAATAATAAGACATCCTGTATCATCCTAATTGCAATGTGAAAAAAAGAATTCAAGGGGCCTGCCAAAAATCCGACTTTTCCAATAATCAATCTGACCTTAAGAGAAGAAAGCAAGCATTAACAATTTTACTTTGTCTTACTAAAACAAAAGCTAGATTCCCCTTGCACCCTTAAATTATGGTGTCTATAATTGAATAAATGTCAACAATGCAAGTTCCTCGTATTGTCAAAATGAAATACTCATTTCAAAGAACAATGCCAAAACCAGATGAAATGCCAAAACCAGATGAACTTTCTGGAAAAATCAGAACTATTTTAGGAGATGCTGCCCTTACTTGATTTGATACATGGTCTACATCACATACAGGGTATAATTCTATAACAAACTTACCCCATAGCAATTAGGAGGGGTAAGGTGTGTACCATTCAAAATTAAGCAAGTAAAAACAACAAATACAAGCACTAGAACTCTACATCAAAAACGAAATTTCGATTTTGTAAAAGAATATCAAACAGGGGGGGAAAAAATCACaaatctttctcttttcttcgtCACTGCCGACTGAGCCTAATGTAGATGCTGCTTTATGCTCTGTTGGTGGAAAATTGAAGCAAATATCCATTTAGGGATGACGAACCACCAAGATAAAATATGATAACTGTCATAAAGGAGGTGTTGATTAGATCAGTTTTCATAAAATGGTTAAAATTTACTTATGCAATATGCATAACAATCTTCACATGACTGGTAAAGGACACACTAATACTCTTTAGctcattaagaaaaaaaaaaaaatctctactcaagtttcattttcttttattttatttccttctctttttgaTCATGTCTATGTTTTACTTGTTTCAAGAATCACAAGGGAGGGTGGTGAGAAGACCGTACACAGTATTTATGTCTAATTTCAAAACTATGAATCATTCTGATATACAAGGTTAATTATTATAGTTTGTCTTGAGAAACAGACACatgaatgttttattttattcccaAAGTATTAAATCCACACATTGCCCCTAAATCTATCAGTATTATTCATATTAGTCTAACCGTGCAGTTCCCTAATGAGCTTAATTATATGCTCCTTATGTGATTACATAAAGGAACTTTTTATTCGAATTTAGCTAATCTAAGCTGATGTCAATACGCAACTTTAATAAACTCATCTAATGAATTCGCATGATTAGACTAATCTAAGAGAGACACATAGTTTTATGTGGCACTgcttaaattttcataatattaaggATAAAAGTGGGGAAAAAGAAGATTATTGTTAGTTTAGCAAACTAAGCGTAATTAACTAAACATATAATGTATAAACTACAAAAATGTAGTGTTCTTAATACATTTATATCATACCTTTGTCAAGCTACATGAATCAAAATTGCAGGGTTAAAAGTTCATCACTTAATTGGAAGAGCAACATCAAGGTTCTTGTTAAGCTTCCATCCTTTGGGATAAACAAAACTGTGAGCTTCCAAATGCAGATGCCAGCTCATAATTTTTGAACAACCAGCTGGTGTACCTTCCATTTGATATTCATCTTCCACCACTTGTTCTATAAAAGTTGTTTcctaagaaaaaacaaaagtcaGTGCACAAAACATACAGCAACGTAATACGACAACATGTAGCAAATTCAAGATGACATTGCAAAAGACTACGATATGACAAAAGCATGAACCATACTTGGAAACCCTCCTTCACAGCGTCCAACTGTCGAACTGGACGTGAAGTGGGGCGCCGCCATCTCTTTGGATCCCATAAAATTGTGCTATTAAAAGCAAATCCTGACATATCAACATGAAACCTACGGAGTCTCTTGCTCTTCTCGTTTGTGTGCCATCCAATTACTTGAGTCCTATTGCATACTGGACCTTCCAATATGGCCTTGTTTTTGCTTTGTGCTAGCATAGCAACAGGCCATGTGCCAAAGCGGCTACAAAGGCAAGTAGAAGAAGATATAAATTGCAGGAGGAAAAAGGTAGTTAGGGACAAAAAGGCTACAAAAGCAAGTAAATCAAGATATGGGTttgtaagaaaaaatattatagctaGGGCAGAATGCAATTGGCAGCGATAAAGCTTTGATATTTACAAAACAGTCTTTATGACATTTAATGACCAAAGCATATGCGAGGCGACAATTCCTTCAAAATCCAACAATGGGAGGGTTTTAATCAGACAGAATAAATCACTAATCATGGTTATCTCCATTCTCCAATAGAAAGACAGAACACGGATTTATTCATCCTCCTTCAAAAAGAAATCATAAATCATCTTTCTCTCTCCATATGCTCAACAAATTTCCATCTCAAAGCATCAAAATCTAGTAAAATtacatagaagaagaagaagaacaaaacaGAAGTAGCTCAAGGAAAATATACAATGCACAAAAGGAATCTAAAAACATCCAGTGAGTTAGTCAAAAGGAAACACGAAAACAgagtagccaaaaaaaaaaaaaaaacgaagctCAAAAGAAATTTGCAGTCATTTGTTATACAGAGTGAACAAATAAGCCAAGACACAGTTGTTTAAATCAAGTTTATTCAACACTTAGCTATGCTACTACAACAGCAGAGCAAtatcaaaatctgtttttgtacccaaaaaaaaaaaaaaaatgttatacttaaaaagaaaaaataactgTGAATAACTAAacgagaacaaagaaaattcaagaaactAACAATATGCCCAAATAGCATATGTGATAAAGTATATGATTCCATTTTAGACACGTATCTAAAAAAGCCAAAATACCCAGCAAGCATAAACAaccaatcaaatcaaatcacCCAAAAACAGACGAAAAAGCAAGCAAtccaacaaataaaagaaagattcaAATGTACCCAATATCTCTCAAGCTATCGAACAACTCGAGCGAATATATATTGTCATCATCAGCAAAATAAACAATGCCATCGAGTCTATGCCGCTCAATGTGCTCCAAAGCAGTATTCCTCTGATGAACTCCTCGGTCCTTCACCTCCGTCGAGTTCTTGTTGCACACCAAGTGTCTATACACCAAACCCGTCTTCCTCAAAATCTCGGCAGTCTCCATTGATGCCGAATTCATCTCCACCACAATCCACAGCACCGGCGGAGGAACAAGCCGGAGCACCTGCCCCAACCTGTTCAAGAAATACGCCTGCAATCCCCTGTTGTACGTCGGAGTCACCACGATTAGCTGCTTCCTTGGCACGAATTCAATCCCATTCCCATCGTTGGCTCCGGAACGTGTTGTATCGACTCCGAGCCGTACGTCGAACACCAATTCATGGCGCTTCACGGCTGCGGCGGCGCCGCCGTCAACGCCGCCTTCTTTCTCCAGCTGCGCGTTGACGTGCGGAGGCTTGATGTCGAACGAGAAGTCCTGCGGACGAATGTCGTCGACGTGACCGTTCAGCATTAGGTCGAGCAACGAACCGAAGACGAAGAACAGCAAGCTCAATAAGAACACCAATGGCCAGCCTTTTCGCCGGAGGACACCGGAGAAGGTTGCCAAAGGCGACGACGACAACGAGTACTTGGAATTGGAGAGAAGCTGCTTCTGAGATTGAGAAGCCGCCGACAACCTAGCACCGCCGTTCTGATACTGCCGGTCATGGTAGGCCGGCGATAGGGTTCTACGGATCGACGCCATTGATTTGCAATAAGAAAAAACCAGAGCAAACTCACTGCTACTACATGATCCAATCCGATACTTTTACTTCGCCCGAGATTTTTCTATTTCGGCGAAACGAAATCGGCGAAGTAATTTTTtgtctctcaattttttttttttaatttattgcaaaaCGAAAAAATTGGATCAAAGAAATGGAAGAGGTTGGAATTGGAAGCGAGAGTTAAGAGAAAGAAACAGATGGAAAAAGGTTTTCTTGGAAGGATTTTTAGGGTTCGGGGCTTTGGACTAAGAAGCCGAAGATCTACCTGAAAAGGCTGAAATTCTGCTTCTCCTTCTTTCACAGAGATTTTGCCGCggaagagagagacagagagaggagagagaaagtggTTTTATGTTTGGTCTGGTGCACCCGGAATGACAGACAGCACATGGGGATTT includes the following:
- the LOC107421397 gene encoding probable beta-1,4-xylosyltransferase IRX9H gives rise to the protein MASIRRTLSPAYHDRQYQNGGARLSAASQSQKQLLSNSKYSLSSSPLATFSGVLRRKGWPLVFLLSLLFFVFGSLLDLMLNGHVDDIRPQDFSFDIKPPHVNAQLEKEGGVDGGAAAAVKRHELVFDVRLGVDTTRSGANDGNGIEFVPRKQLIVVTPTYNRGLQAYFLNRLGQVLRLVPPPVLWIVVEMNSASMETAEILRKTGLVYRHLVCNKNSTEVKDRGVHQRNTALEHIERHRLDGIVYFADDDNIYSLELFDSLRDIGRFGTWPVAMLAQSKNKAILEGPVCNRTQVIGWHTNEKSKRLRRFHVDMSGFAFNSTILWDPKRWRRPTSRPVRQLDAVKEGFQETTFIEQVVEDEYQMEGTPAGCSKIMSWHLHLEAHSFVYPKGWKLNKNLDVALPIK